A genomic segment from Triticum dicoccoides isolate Atlit2015 ecotype Zavitan chromosome 1A, WEW_v2.0, whole genome shotgun sequence encodes:
- the LOC119360796 gene encoding dihydroneopterin aldolase 2-like codes for MAGDGDEERPAMGGDKLILRGLQFHGFHGVKQEEKKLGQKFVVDVDAWMDLAAAGDSDDISHTVSYTDIYRIAKGVVEGPSRNLLESVAQSIAGTTLLEFPQISGVRVKVGKPHVAVQGVVDYLGVEILRRRQA; via the exons ATGGCGGgggacggcgacgaggagcggcCGGCGATGGGCGGCGACAAGCTGATCCTGCGGGGGCTGCAGTTCCACGGCTTCCACGGCGTGAAGCAGGAGGAGAAGAAGCTCGGGCAGAAGTTCGTGGTCGACGTGGACGCCTGGAtggacctcgccgccgccggggaCTCCGACGACATCTCCCACACCGTCAGCTACACCGACATCTACAG GATAGCCAAGGGCGTGGTGGAGGGCCCGTCGCGCAACCTCTTGGAGTCGGTGGCGCAGTCGATCGCCGGCACCACGCTGCTCGAGTTCCCCCAGATCTCCGGCGTCCGGGTGAAGGTCGGGAAGCCCCACGTCGCGGTGCAGGGCGTCGTGGACTACCTCGGGGTGGAGATACTGAGGCGTAGACAAGCATGA
- the LOC119360785 gene encoding YTH domain-containing protein ECT4-like, producing MESARAGSERAGTMDSPEPRIEVEQKPVLASNTKEQTIPGKDEKTVKPTMSLDSSVINLPSDGQAQAGTSNIGGEHNVVYPQHMYSSQAQPFYYQGSGYENPPNEWDVYPPYAEGLEAGPAVVYNEDPSMMYHGGYGYDPYAHYSPISTPVPAGVSGDGQLYSPQQFSFSAPYYQQPVQPGMPYLSSPTPISQGETMMPIDPTQGAFMADTLSPNSFLFGPRPEWFRSSEGTGSFPSPAASPQPFGGVSGPFGQSNFPMASGMMSPQQKSFFGFGTPGDSYGRGFSHSGGFPQATNYGGPFPGYGMNGRSFIPIDKGRRRGRGNSLLCSCDGPLDFLNEQSRGPRATRPKKQAEDDSKDEKPSVGLNQEPYNRADFVTEYKNARFFIIKSYSEDNVHKSIKYGVWASTTNGNKKLDAAYREVKDKEEHCPIFLLFSVNASAQFCGVAEMTGPVNFEKSVDYWQQDKWTGQFPVKWHIVKDVPNNLFRHIILENNENKPVTNSRDTQEVKLEQGLEMLKIFKDHEDNVSILDDFDFYEEREKALLENKARLHQQQQISSSSVSEPKKPSTVPTDLVGHITNSPSVVEPKKPSTIPTDVVGHITKTFAQAVRLGEAKSVSPSADKVPAGDSSAAAKPVEVKESS from the exons ATGGAATCGGCGCGTGCCGGATCGGAGAGGGCCG GCACTATGGATTCGCCGGAGCCAAGAATCGAGGTCGAACAGAAACCTGTTCTTGCTAGTAACACTAAAGAGCAG ACCATTCCTGGGAAGGATGAGAAAACTGTTAAACCCACTATGTCACTTGATTCAAGTGTTATCAATCTACCAAGTGACGGACAAGCCCAGGCTGGCACATCCAACATAGGTGGGGAACATAATGTTGTGTATCCACAACACATGTATTCCTCTCAGGCACAGCCATTCTATTACCAAG GTTCAGGATATGAGAATCCTCCAAATGAATGGGATGTATATCCTCCTTATGCGGAAGGATTGGAAGCGGGTCCAGCG GTTGTGTACAATGAGGACCCTTCAATGATGTACCATGGTGGCTATGGCTATGACCCTTATGCTCATTATTCTCCTATCTCGACGCCGGTACCGGCTGGTGTTAGTGGAGATGGTCAGCTCTACTCTCCTCAGCAGTTCTCCTTCTCGGCTCCTTACTACCAGCAACCAGTACAACCTGGCATGCCGTATTTAAGCTCTCCTACTCCAATATCACAGGGTGAGACAATGATGCCAATTGACCCAACACAAGGAGCTTTTATGGCTGACACTCTGAGCCCAAACAGCTTCCTTTTTGGACCAAGACCGG AATGGTTTAGATCGTCAGAAGGAACTGGTTCATTTCCATCACCTGCAGCTTCACCTCAACCATTTGGTGGTGTTTCAGGGCCGTTTGGACAAAGCAACTTTCCTATGGCTTCTGGGATG ATGTCCCCTCAGCAGAAGTCTTTCTTTGGTTTTGGAACCCCCGGTGACTCGTATGGAAGAGGCTTCTCTCATAGTGGTGGTTTCCCACAGGCCACTAACTACGGGGGTCCTTTCCCTGGCTATGGCATGAATGGCAGAAGTTTTATTCCAATTGATAAAGGGCGCAGGAGAGGAAGGGGTAATTCTTTGTTATGCAGCTGTGACGGTCCACTTGACTTCCTCAATGAGCAAAGCCGGGGTCCACGTGCCACCAGGCCTAAGAAGCAAGCAGAGGATGATAGTAAAGATGAGAAGCCTTCTGTTGGACTTAACCAGGAGCCATACAATAGGGCTGACTTTGTTACCGAGTACAAAAATGCTAGATTTTTTATCATAAAATCATACAGCGAAGATAATGTGCACAAGAGCATCAAATATGGTGTTTGGGCTAGCACCACAAATGGAAACAAGAAACTAGACGCAGCCTATCGTGAAGTGAAGGACAAGGAAGAACATTGTCCCATTTTTCTGTTGTTTTCG GTGAATGCTAGTGCACAGTTCTGCGGTGTTGCGGAGATGACCGGCCCAGTGAATTTCGAGAAGAGTGTGGACTACTGGCAGCAAGATAAGTGGACTGGCCAGTTCCCTGTTAAGTGGCACATAGTGAAGGATGTTCCAAATAATCTCTTCCGCCATATAATTCTTGAGAACAATGAGAACAAGCCTGTAACCAACAGCCGGGACACACAGGAG GTGAAACTGGAACAAGGACTGGAGATGCTGAAAATCTTCAAGGACCATGAGGATAATGTGTCAATCCTTGATGACTTTGACTTTTACGAGGAACGTGAGAAGGCCCTGCTGGAGAATAAGGCGAGGCTGCATCAGCAACAACAGATTTCCAGCTCCAGTGTTTCTGAGCCCAAGAAGCCGTCGACAGTGCCCACTGACCTGGTGGGTCATATCACCAATAGTCCTAGCGTTGTTGAGCCGAAGAAGCCCTCGACCATACCCACTGACGTGGTGGGTCATATCACCAAGACCTTCGCACAGGCCGTGCGGCTTGGCGAGGCCAAGAGTGTGAGCCCTTCCGCCGATAAAGTCCCCGCTGGAGATTCATCTGCTGCTGCTAAGCCTGTTGAAGTGAAAGAGAGCAGTTGA